GTCTGTCTTTAATCCAATGTCTTACGATGATGTCCTAACGTTACAGTATCCACACTGAATATTTACATTACTGCCATCTAATGTAGAGAAAATCTAACAAACACTTGAATAGACGAGACCGAGACCTGTCTTTTGCTGCTTTTATTTTAAATGAATTATCTTGTATAATAAAGCATTTTTGTTGCAAAAATAATGAGCAATCAAGTATATATcatggaattgtatttatttGCTTGCAAAAGGTATTAAGGTACATTTTCCCCCAACGTACCCTAATAGACAGTGAAATATTAAACATTCAAAATTACATTTTAAACAAATAATGAAGCAAATGATGAGTGTTCAGTTGCAACGTCCCTCATAGAaacaaccaaagacaacaacaaaaaagcagtCCAACAGGCTTACTTTTATCTCCCTAAGCCATAACTGCCATAACTGAATACTTTGGGGACTTTTCTAAAGTAAACATTGTTATAACTAAGTGTACGGATGGTAAGTAGAGCGCCTATCCTGTTGAGAGGGCACAGTCAGGGTGATGACCCAAGTCAGCGAGACGTACAGTAAACTGAGACTGCCAGTCCCTTTCAAATACTGCTCTGAGCTGCCCCTGCAGAGCCTGGGTCCTCCAGGCCCAGTGTGGTGCGTGCTGGGAAACCACCAGCCCCACTCCAGCTGTGGTGTTGAAGTAGTCAGCTGACCAGTTAGATGTCCCTGAGGGGCAGAAGGATTGGGAATTCAAGTTATTCATTACCTGTAATGCTTTCATGTAGACAACTGTGTCTGTTCACATCAAAGTATTATAATATTCAACTATTTTCTGTTGATACTGCTGTCTATCCCTTACCAATATATGCCATTTTATCAGTCACCATGTATTTATTATGGTTTACTCTAGAGTGGGGTATCTCTGACTGGTTCCCTACTGGCACAATGGACAGTTTCTGAAAAAGAGGACAATCTGGCATTACAGTACAGAAAAGAAGACCATCACattggttgaataataataccagtGGGCTTTATGTGTCTTCCTACCACTTGAATGCTGATGCGCTGGGCAGGGTAATTCAGGGAGGCTAGAGACTGAAGAAAAGGAAGCATGGCTGGATCAGAATCCCGTCCACAGCTCACCAGCAGACGGACCTTAACATTCCGCTCAAAAGCAGCCCTCTTTAATGCATCATCAATGGCTGGCCAGTACCTAAAGGATAAGTTAAAgaggtacactaccggtcaaacgttttagaacacctactcattcaagggttcttctttatttttactattttctactttgtagaataatagtgaagatatcaaaactatgaaatagcacatatggaatcatgtagaaggCAAAAGAGGTTTCAACAAATCCaaaaatatttgagatttttcaaatagccaccctttgccttgatgacagctttgcacactctggcattctctcaaccagcttcacctggaatgcttttccaacagtattgaaggagtttTCACATATTGTTGGCTGCTTTaacttcactctgcagtccgactcttcccaaaccatctcaatttggttgaggtcgggtgattgtggaggccaggtcatctgatgcagcactgcatcactttctttcttggtcaaatagcccttacacagcctggaggtgtgttgggtcattgtcctgttgaaaaacaaatgatagtcccactaagcccaaaccagatgagatggtgtatcgctgcagaatgctgtggaagccatcctggttaagtgtgccttgatttctaaataaatcaagagacagtgtcaccaacaaagcacccccacaccataacacctcctcctccatgttttacagtgggaaatacacatgcagagatcatccgttaactcacaccgcatctcacaaagacatggaggttggaaccaaaaatctccaatttggactccagaccaaaggacacatttccaccggtctaatgtccattcctTGTATTTCTTGgtccaatcaagtctcttcttcaatctgaccatgaaggcctgattcatgcagtctcctctgaacacttgatgttgagatgtgtctgttacttgaactctgtgaagcatttacttgggctgcaatttctgaggctggtaactctaaagaccttatcctctgtagcagaggtaactcaatgtcttcctttcctgtggcggtcctcatgagagccagtttcatcatagcgcttgatgggttttgcaactgcacttgaagaaactttcaaagttcttcaaattttccgtattgactgactaatgacggactgtcgtttctctttgcttatttgagctgttcttgccataatatggacattttcttttaccaaatagggctatcttctgtataccccactaccttgtcacaacacaaccgattggctcaaatgcacgaaggaaagaaattccacaaattaacttttaagaaatgcattccaggtgactacctcatgaagctggttaagataatgccaagagtgtgcaaagctatcatctatgcagagggtggctatttgaaaaaactcaaatataaaatgtatttgtatttgtttaacacttctttggttaatacatgattccatatgtgttatttcatagtttttatgtcttcactattattctacaatgtagaaaatagtaaaaatatagaaaaacccttgaatgagtaggtgttctaaaacttttgaccggtagtgtatactcAATTAATCTTTCAATATTACAAGAAGTCAAAGTAAGTAAAACTCAATGGTGGATTGAAAAAGGCTATGAGTCTGGTAGGACAGTATGTTCACCTTTGAGGGTGTATGAAGCGTGAGGTGGGGAAATACTCCATGACTGCCACATCAATGTAGTGCTGTGCCCCTGAGATCACTGAGAGGATAGAATCAAGGTCCTGCGTCCGAGAGGCGGggcagaaagagggaggagaggcctGGGAGAGACAGAGTATAGACATCACATTGCAAGGAAGCAAGGGCTGTAATGAGTAGAACTGTGATGAGATGGTCATTAGATGAGAAAAAAATATCCAGTCAATGTGTTATGGCAATAGACACACTCTTTAATTCTCTCAGGTTTTAATCAGATGCTAATAGTTTTATGGTCCGAGGCACTCTGAAAGCAGTGAATGGGAAGTGAAACAGAAAGGACTCACTGTGATGTAGATTTTGCTTGAAACATTATCAGTCTTCAGCAGCAGGGGGTGCTCTTTGTTGATGGCAGTGTCATACTTGGAGGGCCAAGGGTTTGGGATGGAGCTGTTGCGATGACCCATCACCCAGTATGACTCAAAGATCTTATGGAGGTCCTCAGCCAGACTGGAGCAGTTATAGATCACCACTCCCAGTTCCTTTACCTAAGGTGATAGTGCATTGTTACCCGTCATGTAGGAGCAAAACGAGTGAGATTATTTAAGGCAGTTCTATTATATCATCACTAGACATTTACCTGTGTAAGAGACCTCCAATCCATGTTGGCACTTCCCAGGAAAATGTGTTTCCTATCAACAATCCAGAACTTACTGTGGAGTACACCCCCAGTCAAACGCCCAAAGGGCACCTTTCTTACTTGGACTCCTACAGTACAGATAACCAATGAGAGGAGATTAGAGGATAAAACATACAGTAGGATAATATACTGTGTACGAAactttaagaacaccttcctaatatttcaGACCTTTCTGTCTCAGAACATGAAGATCTGTGGAGTTTGTCAGCACAGAGGGAATACTTGTCACAACTCTCACTGACACATTTCTGGAAGGTAAAGCTCCAAACTGCTCCAGTATGTTCTTTCCCTGTTGATAACAGTAGATAAAGTGCAGGCAAATTCACAGGGATGACTAGTTGACAGCGGTTGTCAAACgtatttcaaatgtatttttttaaactcacAGGCAAGTCAGTGGAAGAGTTGATATTGATGTCATCACCGGTAAGAGTCCAGTAGAAGGAAGCCACATCGACTTGGTAGGTTGCCATGGACAGGAGATCTCTCCAGGCCTTGTCCACTGGGGTCCCAAAGGTTGCATTGTCGTCATATTTCATATACAGGGGAATGCTCTCTACGAGGATTATACTGAGGAATTCACAACAGGACCTGTTAAATTTCTAGTCTTTGTGGAGGATTACAAACTGG
The sequence above is a segment of the Salvelinus fontinalis isolate EN_2023a chromosome 15, ASM2944872v1, whole genome shotgun sequence genome. Coding sequences within it:
- the LOC129811604 gene encoding 5'-3' exonuclease PLD4-like; the protein is MPEMSSPYNTLHDSDVPNIRGSKRLVSIAVAVGCLTAFGALLSFSMYEKSTEKNFQNYKIFQEINTDQNNISEEQSRIILVESIPLYMKYDDNATFGTPVDKAWRDLLSMATYQVDVASFYWTLTGDDININSSTDLPGKNILEQFGALPSRNVSVRVVTSIPSVLTNSTDLHVLRQKGVQVRKVPFGRLTGGVLHSKFWIVDRKHIFLGSANMDWRSLTQVKELGVVIYNCSSLAEDLHKIFESYWVMGHRNSSIPNPWPSKYDTAINKEHPLLLKTDNVSSKIYITASPPSFCPASRTQDLDSILSVISGAQHYIDVAVMEYFPTSRFIHPQRYWPAIDDALKRAAFERNVKVRLLVSCGRDSDPAMLPFLQSLASLNYPAQRISIQVKLSIVPVGNQSEIPHSRVNHNKYMVTDKMAYIGTSNWSADYFNTTAGVGLVVSQHAPHWAWRTQALQGQLRAVFERDWQSQFTVRLADLGHHPDCALSTG